The following nucleotide sequence is from Saccharothrix texasensis.
CGGTGACGCTGCTGGCCGGACCGTTCCAGACCAGCACCTCCCGCACGCACGCCTACCTCGAGTTCCTCGACGCCGACCGGCTGCTGCACACGTTCCGGCTCAACGTCGGCCTGCCCTCGTCGGCCGCCGCGTGCGGCGGCTGGGAGTCGCCGACCACCGAGCTGCGCGGCCACTCCACCGGCCACGTGCTGACCGCGCTCGCCCAGGCGTACGCGAGCACCGGCGACACCGCGTTCCGGAACAAGGGCGACTACCTGGTCACCCAGCTCGCCGCCTGCCAGGACCGGGCGCAGGCGGCCGGGTTCACCACCGGCTACCTGTCCGCGTTCCCGGAGAGCTTCATCGACCGCGTGGAGGCCCGGCAGCAGGTCTGGGCGCCCTACTACACGCTGCACAAGATCATGGCGGGCCTGCTGGACATGCACCTGCTGGCGGGCAACGCCCAGGCGCTCACCGTCCTGACCCGGATGGCCGCGTGGGTCGGCACGCGCAACGGCAGGCTGACCCCGGCCCAGCGGCAGAACATGCTCAAGACGGAGTTCGGCGGCATGAACGAGGTGCTGGCCAACCTCTACCAGCTCACCGGCGACCCGGCGCACCTCACCGCCGCCCAGCACTTCGACCACGCCGAGGTCTTCGACCCGCTGGCGGCGAACACCGACGCCCTCAACGGCTACCACGCCAACACCCAGATCCCCAAGGCGCTCGGCGCGATCCGCGAGTACCACGCCACCGGCCTGACCCGGTACCGCGACATCGCGACCAACTTCTGGCACATCGTCGTCGGCACGCACACCTACGCCATCGGCGGCAACTCCAACGGCGAGTACTTCAAGGCGCCGGGCCGGATCGCGTCGGAGCTGTCCGACAACACGTGCGAGTGCTGCAACACCTACAACATGCTCAAGCTGACCCGCCAGCTGTTCCGCACCGACCCGAAGGCGCACTACTTCGACTTCCACGAGAAGGCGCTGTACAACCACCTGCTCGGCGGCCAGAACCCGGCCTCCGCGCACGGCCACCACAGCTACTACGTGCCGCTGCGGCCCGGCGGCCGGCGCACCTACAGCAACGACTACCAGGACTTCACCTGCTGCCACGGCACCGGGATGGAGACCAACACCAAGCACTCCGACAGCATCTACTTCCAGGCCGGCGACACCCTGTACGTCAACCTGTTCATCGCCTCCGCGCTCACGTGGCCGGGCCGGGGGATCACCGTGCGGCAGGACACCGGGTTCCCCGAGTCGGCCGCCACCCGGCTCACCGTCACCGGCTCGGGCCGGATCGACCTGCGCGTGCGCGTCCCGTCCTGGGCCGCGGGCGCCCAGCTCAAGCTCAACGGCGTGGTGCAGGACGTGGCGACCGCGCCGGGCACGTACGCGCGCCTGGACCGGACGTGGAGCAGCGGCGACGTGGTGGACCTCAGCCTGCCGATGGCGCTGACCCGGGAGCCCGCGCCGGACAACCCGGCCGTGCAGGCGGTCAAGCACGGCCCGATCGTGCTCGCGGGCGCCTACGGCACGACGAACCTGACGTCGATGCCCACGCTCCAGCCGGGCACCCTGCGGGCCACGACCACCCCGCTGCGGTACACGGCGACGGCGAGCACCGGCCAGGTCACGCTGCTGCCGTTCTACCAGCTGCACGGCCAGCGCTACACGGTCTACTGGAACGTCACCGACACGCCCGCGCCGCCGCCGTTCATCGCGCACTACCCGTTCGACGAGGCGGCGGGCTCGGTGGCGGCCGACGCCACCGGCAACGGCCGGACCGCCACCCTCGCCGGCGGCGCCCGGTGGACCGCGGGACGCACCGGCTCGGCCGTCGACCTCGGCGGCGCCGGCGAGCACGTGCTGCTGCCCGCGGGCCTGCTGGTGGGCGCCGCGGCGTTCAGCGTGGCCACCTGGGTGCGGTTGGACGCGGTGACCACCTGGGCGCGCGTGTTCGACTTCGGGACGGGTGCCACCTCGTCCCTGTTCCTGACGCCGCGCGGATCGGCGGGCGGCGCCAGGTTCGCCATCACCACCGGCGGGTCGGGCGCCGAGCAGCGCATCGACGCGCCGTCACCGCTGCCCGCCGGCGCGTGGACCCACGTGGCCGTGACGCAGACCGGCGACCTCGGCGTGCTCTACGTCAACGGGGTCGAGGCGGCCCGCAACGCGGCGCTGACCGTGCGGCCGTCCGCGCTCGGCAGCACCACGCAGAACTGGATCGGGCGCTCCCAGTACGCGGGCGACCCCTACCTGGACGGCGCCGTGGACGGCTTCCGGGTCTACGGCCGCGCCCTCACCGCCGCCGAAGTGGCCGACCTGCACGCCACCGGCCGCTAGCCACCATCCCCCACCGTTAGGACTCACTCATGGGCACCCGAATCCGGGCGGTGAGGCTGGGCGCGGCACTCGCGCTCGTCGCCTCCGCCGCCGTCGTCGCCGTCGCACCGACCGCCTCCGCGGCCAACCCGATCATCACGAGCTACTACACCGCCGACCCGGCGCCCCTCGTCGTCGGCAACACGATGTACGTCTACGCGGGCCGCGACGAGGCCGCGACCGGCAACAACAACTTCCTCATGCGCGAGTGGCGGGTGCTGTCCTCGACGGACGCCGCCAACTGGACCGACCACGGCGCGAAGGCGAACATCGGCACGTTCCCGTGGGCGGGCGCGGACGCGTGGGCGAGCGAGGTCGAGCCGAAGAACGGCAAGTACTACTGGTACACGTCGGTCAACGGCAACGGCGCGGGCTGGATGGACATCGGCGTCGCGGTGGGCGACAGCCCGCTCGGCCCGTTCCGCGACGCCAAGGGCGGTCCGCTGATCAGCGACAGCACGCCCAACTCGTCCGGGCTGAACATCGACCCGACGGTGTTCACCGACGACGACGGCCAGTCCTACCTCTACTGGGGCGGCTACTGGGGCGCGCGGGCGGCGAAGCTGAAGCCCACCATGGTCGAGCTGGACGGCGCGGTGACCACGCCGCAGGGCCTGGCGAACTTCTGGGAAGCGCCCTGGATGTTCAAGCGCAACGGCCTCTACTACATGATGTACGCGGCCAACGACACCAACGGCTGCGTCACCGACTCGAGCTACGCCTGCCAGCGCTACGCCACCGCCACCAACCCCCTGGGGCCGTGGACGCACCGCGGCGTCGTGCTCGACAAGGTCTCCTCGACCACCAACCACGCGGGTGTCGTGCAGTTCAACGGGCAGTGGTACATCGTCTACCACAACGCCGACGCGCCCGGCGGCGGCAACTTCCGCCGGTCCGTCGCGGTGGACCTGCTGCAGTTCAACGCCGACGGCACGATGCGCAAGGTCACCCAGACCACGACCGGCCCGCCGCCGAACCCGGGCACCGGTCCCGGCACGGGCACGAACCTGGCCACGTCGGCGACCGCGTCCACCTCTCACGTCTCGACGTGGGAGTCGCTGGCGGCGCTGAACAACGGCGGCACGCCCGCGAGCTCGGCGGACCGCTCGAACCTCGCCTACGGCAACTGGCCCGAGCGCGGCACGCAGTGGGTCGAGTACCAGTGGCCGTCCAGCCGTTCGATCAACAAGGTGGCCACCTACTGGTTCGACGACGACCAGGGCATCGACCTGCCCGCGTCGTGCGCGGTCCAGTACTGGAACGGCAGCGCCTACGTCGACGTGCCCGGCCAGTCGGCGTGCGGCGTCGCGGGCAACGCGTTCAACACCACCACGTTCACCGCCGTGAACACCACGCGGCTGCGGTTGTCGATCACCTCGAAGCCCGACTTCTCGACGGGGGTGTTGGAATGGCAGGCCTTCCAGGCGTGACCCGACGGCTGGCGGCCGTGGTGGTGCTCGGCGCGCTCCTCGTGCCGGTGCAGGGCGCCTCCGCCGCGCAGACGATCGGCTACCCCACGTTCAACGGTCCCCCGGTCCCCGCGCCGCCGGTCGGCTACAGCACCGGCAGCACCATGCGCGCGATCTACGACGCCGAGAGCGGCGGCACCGACTTCTGGGTGGACCGCCTGCTCGCCCGACCGGGCGACGACCCCGCCGGCCCGTGGCTGATGACCCGCGGTCGCGGCGCGTTCATGTACACCCACAACCCGGCCGTGATCGGGTTCGGCGGCAACGCCGCCTACTGGGACAACATCAGCAGCCAGAACGCCTACGCGATCACCGTCGGCCCCGGGGCGCTGACCGAGCAGGTGTCGAACCGCCGGCAGGCCCCGAGCCACTGGAAGGGCGTCTACACCGGCACGGGCGTGCGGGTGGAGGTCGCGAAGTTCATCACGCACAACAACGTCGCCGTCACCAACCTGACCGTCACCAACACCGGTTCGGCGTCGGCCACGCTGCCGCTGCGCG
It contains:
- a CDS encoding glycoside hydrolase family 127 protein; translation: MSLPTPSRRAVLRAGAVVASATALPTLTGAAVAATDPTTAATTATAAAARPDTGASAHPFPLGAVTLLAGPFQTSTSRTHAYLEFLDADRLLHTFRLNVGLPSSAAACGGWESPTTELRGHSTGHVLTALAQAYASTGDTAFRNKGDYLVTQLAACQDRAQAAGFTTGYLSAFPESFIDRVEARQQVWAPYYTLHKIMAGLLDMHLLAGNAQALTVLTRMAAWVGTRNGRLTPAQRQNMLKTEFGGMNEVLANLYQLTGDPAHLTAAQHFDHAEVFDPLAANTDALNGYHANTQIPKALGAIREYHATGLTRYRDIATNFWHIVVGTHTYAIGGNSNGEYFKAPGRIASELSDNTCECCNTYNMLKLTRQLFRTDPKAHYFDFHEKALYNHLLGGQNPASAHGHHSYYVPLRPGGRRTYSNDYQDFTCCHGTGMETNTKHSDSIYFQAGDTLYVNLFIASALTWPGRGITVRQDTGFPESAATRLTVTGSGRIDLRVRVPSWAAGAQLKLNGVVQDVATAPGTYARLDRTWSSGDVVDLSLPMALTREPAPDNPAVQAVKHGPIVLAGAYGTTNLTSMPTLQPGTLRATTTPLRYTATASTGQVTLLPFYQLHGQRYTVYWNVTDTPAPPPFIAHYPFDEAAGSVAADATGNGRTATLAGGARWTAGRTGSAVDLGGAGEHVLLPAGLLVGAAAFSVATWVRLDAVTTWARVFDFGTGATSSLFLTPRGSAGGARFAITTGGSGAEQRIDAPSPLPAGAWTHVAVTQTGDLGVLYVNGVEAARNAALTVRPSALGSTTQNWIGRSQYAGDPYLDGAVDGFRVYGRALTAAEVADLHATGR
- a CDS encoding glycoside hydrolase family 43 protein gives rise to the protein MGTRIRAVRLGAALALVASAAVVAVAPTASAANPIITSYYTADPAPLVVGNTMYVYAGRDEAATGNNNFLMREWRVLSSTDAANWTDHGAKANIGTFPWAGADAWASEVEPKNGKYYWYTSVNGNGAGWMDIGVAVGDSPLGPFRDAKGGPLISDSTPNSSGLNIDPTVFTDDDGQSYLYWGGYWGARAAKLKPTMVELDGAVTTPQGLANFWEAPWMFKRNGLYYMMYAANDTNGCVTDSSYACQRYATATNPLGPWTHRGVVLDKVSSTTNHAGVVQFNGQWYIVYHNADAPGGGNFRRSVAVDLLQFNADGTMRKVTQTTTGPPPNPGTGPGTGTNLATSATASTSHVSTWESLAALNNGGTPASSADRSNLAYGNWPERGTQWVEYQWPSSRSINKVATYWFDDDQGIDLPASCAVQYWNGSAYVDVPGQSACGVAGNAFNTTTFTAVNTTRLRLSITSKPDFSTGVLEWQAFQA